The following are encoded in a window of Bacillota bacterium genomic DNA:
- a CDS encoding HD domain-containing phosphohydrolase: protein MAKPSKILVVDDELGPREALRLILQDHYEIATAQNGHQALDHLSDREFDLVIMDIRMPGINGIDLLAEAKKKAPDTEVVMITAYASVETAASALRHGALDYLIKPFDRKSVMEVVQKGLSRRAESRKIKGRLEELQLANQALRHEIERASINIQRHYLETVRSLVAAIDAKDSYTKSHQERVVMFAMLLGAELGLSAREIGLIQQAAVLHDIGKIGVPEQILLKKEFLTIEEYDIIKQHPVIGAEIISPVQFLSEVVPIVLHHHERFDGNGYPDGLKGLVIPVGARILAVADAVDAMLSERPYAPAKSVAKVQEQLRLCSGTQFDPQLVKIALKIDLPSRRII from the coding sequence TTGGCAAAGCCATCTAAGATACTGGTGGTGGATGATGAATTGGGCCCCAGGGAAGCACTGAGGCTGATCCTGCAGGATCACTACGAAATCGCCACGGCGCAAAACGGCCATCAGGCACTGGATCACCTTTCAGATCGGGAATTTGACCTGGTGATCATGGATATCAGGATGCCTGGCATCAACGGTATCGACCTGCTCGCGGAGGCCAAGAAGAAGGCCCCGGACACGGAGGTGGTGATGATCACCGCCTATGCCTCGGTGGAAACGGCTGCCAGCGCCTTGAGGCACGGCGCCCTGGACTATCTCATCAAGCCTTTTGACCGCAAGTCGGTTATGGAAGTGGTGCAAAAGGGACTTTCGCGCCGCGCCGAATCCCGCAAGATCAAGGGCCGGCTGGAAGAACTGCAACTGGCGAACCAGGCTCTGAGGCACGAGATTGAGCGGGCTTCCATCAACATCCAGCGGCACTACCTGGAAACGGTACGCTCCCTGGTGGCGGCCATCGATGCCAAGGACTCGTACACCAAGTCCCACCAGGAAAGAGTGGTCATGTTCGCCATGCTCCTGGGGGCCGAATTGGGTCTTTCGGCCAGAGAAATCGGACTGATCCAACAGGCCGCGGTGTTGCACGACATCGGCAAAATCGGAGTACCCGAGCAGATTCTCCTGAAGAAAGAGTTTCTGACTATAGAGGAGTATGACATCATTAAGCAGCATCCGGTGATCGGGGCGGAGATTATTTCTCCAGTGCAGTTCCTGAGCGAAGTGGTACCGATCGTGCTGCATCATCACGAGCGGTTTGACGGGAACGGTTACCCTGACGGGCTCAAGGGGCTGGTGATTCCCGTGGGCGCCAGGATTCTGGCGGTTGCGGACGCAGTGGACGCGATGCTCTCCGAACGGCCCTATGCCCCGGCAAAATCGGTGGCCAAGGTGCAAGAGCAACTGCGCCTTTGCTCAGGTACCCAGTTCGACCCCCAACTGGTCAAAATAGCGCTGAAGATAGACCTTCCGTCCAGGCGCATCATCTAG
- a CDS encoding methyl-accepting chemotaxis protein codes for MRKLRMRLRVKLTLVIMLLLALAVACAGWLSYRQAGTGIYGLLHQDLVTSAKAHGELVDLLLDQRRADVEMMARHPALRNPGVPAAEKTAALRTYLEAYDGYHTISVTDAAGLQIADTGGITGDDKSDLGWFQEARDGKVHISSIRMSRDLGVPIVNFAAPMYDDAGAFSGAVVARLNLDNTIWRIIDGYAEKSEAVGRPSAYAYMIDSQGIIIAHPDKEMILKDDVRQLGVPELAEAGERMIRGEAGTAAYTFRGVPRQAGFAPLDGFGNYQGQGWAIAAVVDERELLAPLAAIRNGTLIVGGAVLLVGLVVAGWFAVRLTAPLRRMIEEANKVGEGDLTRRMETKSTDEIGELAAAFNRMVDALRGLVTRVGESSTNLAAQSQEISASSEEVSSVMDQVANSTTQVAATAEQDLAGTQALVQLAEKMKHAALGGNKHVFQSVKTIESTQEATKRITASTKELEQRTGKVSQITRVITDIADQTNLLALNAAIEAARAGEQGRGFAVVAEEVRKLAEQSAGAAKEISQIVAEIGRGMQAVSSSTDATATAVAQGVETARQAGDAFKEIVKAVRENIEMIEKIAQGSKQTSSATQNLAASVEEVSSAMEELTSASQELARQADELGALVSRFRLDRKT; via the coding sequence GTGAGAAAGCTTAGAATGCGGCTTCGGGTGAAACTTACCTTGGTAATAATGCTGCTCCTGGCCCTGGCGGTGGCTTGTGCCGGATGGCTGTCCTACCGTCAGGCCGGTACCGGAATCTACGGACTTTTGCATCAGGATCTCGTAACAAGTGCCAAGGCGCACGGCGAACTGGTCGACTTACTCCTGGACCAGCGCCGCGCGGACGTGGAAATGATGGCCAGACACCCCGCGCTGCGGAACCCGGGAGTACCCGCGGCCGAAAAGACGGCGGCACTGCGCACGTATCTTGAAGCCTACGACGGCTACCACACCATTTCCGTCACCGACGCCGCGGGCCTCCAGATCGCCGACACCGGCGGCATCACCGGCGACGACAAGAGCGACCTGGGCTGGTTCCAGGAAGCCCGCGACGGGAAGGTGCACATCTCGAGCATCCGTATGTCGCGGGACCTGGGCGTGCCCATCGTCAACTTCGCCGCCCCCATGTACGACGACGCCGGTGCGTTCAGCGGCGCCGTCGTGGCCCGGCTGAACCTCGACAATACGATCTGGAGAATCATTGACGGCTACGCCGAAAAATCGGAAGCTGTCGGCAGACCCTCGGCCTACGCCTACATGATCGACTCCCAGGGGATCATCATCGCCCACCCGGACAAAGAGATGATTCTCAAGGACGACGTCCGGCAGCTGGGCGTGCCCGAACTGGCGGAGGCCGGTGAACGAATGATCCGCGGCGAGGCCGGCACGGCCGCCTACACCTTCCGCGGAGTGCCGAGGCAGGCGGGTTTCGCCCCGCTGGACGGATTCGGGAACTACCAGGGCCAGGGTTGGGCAATAGCCGCCGTGGTCGACGAGCGTGAACTCCTGGCGCCGCTCGCGGCCATCCGCAACGGCACCCTGATCGTGGGCGGAGCGGTGCTCCTGGTCGGCCTGGTCGTCGCCGGATGGTTCGCCGTGCGGCTCACCGCCCCGTTGCGCCGGATGATCGAGGAGGCCAACAAGGTGGGCGAGGGCGACCTGACCCGCCGCATGGAGACCAAAAGCACCGACGAAATCGGCGAGCTGGCCGCGGCCTTCAACCGGATGGTCGATGCCCTCCGGGGACTCGTGACCCGCGTGGGCGAGAGCAGTACGAACCTCGCGGCCCAGAGCCAGGAGATCTCGGCCTCCAGCGAGGAGGTTTCCTCGGTGATGGACCAGGTGGCCAATAGCACCACCCAGGTGGCCGCCACCGCCGAACAGGACTTGGCCGGGACGCAGGCTCTGGTGCAATTGGCTGAAAAAATGAAGCACGCCGCCCTCGGCGGAAACAAACACGTCTTTCAGTCGGTGAAAACCATTGAATCCACCCAGGAGGCCACGAAACGGATCACCGCGAGCACCAAGGAACTGGAGCAGAGGACGGGCAAGGTTTCTCAGATCACCAGGGTGATCACCGACATCGCCGACCAAACCAACTTGCTGGCCTTAAACGCCGCCATCGAGGCCGCCCGGGCCGGGGAACAGGGCCGCGGCTTCGCGGTCGTGGCCGAGGAGGTGCGCAAGCTGGCCGAGCAGTCGGCCGGAGCCGCCAAGGAGATTTCGCAAATCGTCGCCGAGATCGGACGCGGAATGCAGGCGGTGAGCAGCAGCACGGACGCCACCGCCACCGCCGTTGCTCAGGGGGTGGAAACCGCCCGGCAGGCCGGCGACGCCTTCAAGGAGATCGTCAAGGCGGTCAGGGAAAACATCGAAATGATCGAGAAGATCGCCCAGGGCAGCAAGCAGACCAGCAGCGCCACCCAGAACCTGGCCGCCTCCGTGGAAGAAGTCTCTTCCGCGATGGAAGAACTCACCAGCGCGTCCCAGGAGCTGGCGCGCCAGGCGGACGAACTGGGCGCCCTGGTGAGCCGCTTCCGCCTGGACCGGAAAACCTAG
- a CDS encoding diguanylate cyclase, with protein MTELHHTQAEVQRAHECFKLVIENSPLVAVFGFDRQGRLTQWNREAERVFGIARHTDAPPAGVLLQAAQPADQVDSALTAVWKTGEPTPPLELVLWRGDNECWLLTTLIPVAGPHGVAEVFCMAVDITNRKRSESLLLQKSAELEAVFKALPDLYFRFDAEGTLLDYQTGTQSSLFVPGASTEGGSDSLLGQNVQDVLPPAIGRRSRAAIRHVLRTKSVVSVEYSFLSNGRQQFFEGRYLPLSEDQVIAVIRDITERKQAEERLRHLSIHDSLTGLYNRSYFNEELHRIARSRYKSVGLILCDVDGLKLVNDTLGHAAGDRLLRAAAEVLRGSFRGNDVLSRIGGDEFAVLLPNVTETIVQKACRKIASAIDLRNESHSEVPLSLSVGFAVSNAPPFDMNDLFRRADNEMYREKLHRGQSARSAIMQTLKKALEARGCVAEGHYDRLQQLVTMLVKSLGLPERTRTDLRLLVQFHDIGKVGLSDRILHKEGPLDAEEFAEMRRHSEIGHRIAMSAPDLAPIADWILKHHEWWNGQGYPLGLSGEEIPLACRILAIADAYDTMTNGRPYRKTMSRKEAVKELKRCAGTQFDPALVKKFLSVLRRIDVRDKA; from the coding sequence ATGACTGAACTGCACCACACGCAGGCAGAGGTCCAGAGAGCCCACGAGTGCTTCAAGCTGGTGATCGAAAACAGCCCGCTGGTCGCCGTGTTCGGGTTTGACCGTCAGGGACGCCTCACGCAATGGAACCGGGAAGCGGAGCGGGTTTTCGGTATCGCCCGCCATACCGACGCCCCTCCGGCGGGAGTTCTCTTGCAGGCCGCACAGCCGGCCGACCAGGTGGACAGCGCTTTGACCGCCGTCTGGAAGACCGGCGAACCGACCCCGCCCCTGGAGCTGGTTTTATGGCGCGGGGACAACGAATGCTGGTTATTGACGACCTTGATCCCCGTGGCCGGCCCCCATGGGGTGGCCGAGGTCTTCTGCATGGCCGTGGACATCACGAACCGCAAGCGCAGCGAAAGCCTTTTGCTTCAGAAAAGCGCGGAGCTGGAAGCGGTTTTCAAAGCCCTACCCGATTTGTACTTTCGATTTGACGCGGAAGGCACCCTTTTAGACTATCAGACCGGGACGCAGTCGAGCCTTTTCGTACCCGGGGCGTCCACCGAAGGCGGGTCGGATTCCCTCCTGGGACAGAATGTCCAGGATGTCTTGCCTCCCGCCATCGGCCGTCGATCACGTGCTGCGATCAGGCACGTACTCCGGACGAAATCTGTGGTCAGCGTTGAGTATTCATTCCTATCCAACGGCCGACAACAGTTTTTCGAAGGAAGGTACCTTCCCCTGTCGGAGGACCAAGTGATCGCCGTGATCCGCGACATCACCGAACGCAAGCAGGCCGAAGAACGCTTGCGCCACCTAAGTATCCACGACTCTCTTACCGGGCTTTACAACCGGTCTTATTTCAATGAGGAACTGCACCGTATCGCCCGCTCCCGCTATAAGTCGGTGGGATTGATTCTGTGCGACGTCGACGGCCTTAAGCTGGTCAACGATACGCTCGGTCACGCCGCCGGCGACCGTCTGCTTAGGGCGGCAGCCGAGGTGCTCAGAGGCTCGTTTCGCGGCAACGACGTATTGTCGCGCATCGGTGGCGATGAGTTTGCGGTGTTGCTGCCGAACGTGACCGAAACGATCGTTCAGAAGGCCTGCCGCAAAATCGCCTCCGCCATAGACTTGCGCAATGAGTCTCATTCCGAAGTGCCGCTGAGCCTGTCGGTGGGATTTGCGGTGAGCAACGCTCCGCCCTTCGACATGAACGACCTGTTTCGGAGAGCCGACAACGAAATGTACCGCGAAAAGCTGCACCGCGGCCAGAGCGCCCGCAGCGCCATCATGCAAACGCTGAAGAAGGCGCTTGAGGCGCGGGGATGTGTGGCGGAGGGACACTACGACCGCCTGCAGCAGCTGGTGACGATGCTGGTCAAGTCCTTGGGCTTGCCGGAGCGCACCCGGACCGATCTACGGCTGCTGGTGCAGTTCCACGACATCGGTAAGGTGGGTCTCTCGGACCGCATTCTCCATAAGGAGGGGCCCCTGGACGCGGAGGAGTTCGCCGAAATGCGCCGGCACTCGGAGATCGGCCACCGCATTGCGATGTCCGCACCCGACCTCGCCCCTATTGCCGACTGGATCCTCAAACACCACGAGTGGTGGAACGGACAGGGTTACCCGCTCGGCCTGAGCGGGGAAGAGATCCCTCTGGCCTGCCGGATCCTGGCTATTGCCGACGCCTACGACACCATGACCAACGGCCGTCCGTACCGCAAGACCATGTCCCGGAAGGAAGCCGTCAAAGAACTCAAGCGGTGCGCCGGCACCCAATTTGACCCGGCATTGGTGAAGAAATTTTTAAGTGTGCTGCGCAGGATTGATGTCCGGGACAAGGCTTAA
- a CDS encoding YifB family Mg chelatase-like AAA ATPase, translating into MLATVHSVALSGIEGHIVKVEVDVATGLPGWEIVGLPGGAVRESKDRVRAAIRNAGYEFPPRKITVNLAPADFKKEGPAYDLPIALGVLVGSKQVPAGLDAGFVFLGELSLDGSVRGVHGVLPAVVAAVDAGFRRLIVPEANAGEAALVDQAEIFPVRDIAQVLRFLAGDEEIDPYQVDLDALLKQQGGGHPDFADVKGQPTAKRALEVAAAGGHNVLLLGSPGAGKTMLARCLPGIMPDMDFAEALEVTMLYSLSGLLESGEVLVTRRPFRAPHHTTSSAAMVGGGRTPRPGEISLAHRGVLFLDEFPEFKREALEALRQPLEDGVITVSRVAGSCCFPARIMLVAAMNPCPCGFFGDSRKECACTPHQIQRYIGRVSGPLLDRMDIQLEIPRPEFQDLSAEAGVVESPRIKERVEAAREIQRARFSGPTRSNAQMTAKELRRHCRLTREARELFGQAFGMLELSARAHDRILRMARTIADLDGAQTIDSRHIGEAVQYRSLDRKYWR; encoded by the coding sequence ATGCTGGCCACCGTCCATTCCGTGGCGCTTTCCGGAATCGAGGGACATATCGTCAAGGTCGAGGTCGACGTGGCCACCGGACTGCCGGGCTGGGAGATCGTCGGGCTTCCCGGGGGTGCGGTCCGTGAGAGCAAGGACCGGGTCCGGGCGGCGATTCGCAATGCCGGCTACGAGTTTCCCCCGCGTAAAATAACCGTGAACCTGGCTCCCGCCGATTTCAAAAAAGAAGGGCCGGCGTACGACCTGCCGATCGCTCTTGGTGTGCTTGTCGGAAGCAAACAGGTACCGGCCGGACTGGACGCCGGCTTTGTGTTTTTAGGGGAACTTTCCCTGGACGGGAGCGTCCGTGGAGTGCACGGCGTCCTCCCCGCGGTGGTGGCGGCGGTTGACGCCGGTTTCCGGCGGCTGATCGTGCCCGAGGCCAACGCGGGCGAAGCCGCGCTGGTGGACCAGGCCGAGATCTTCCCGGTGCGGGACATCGCGCAGGTATTGCGCTTTTTGGCCGGGGATGAAGAAATCGACCCATACCAAGTGGATCTGGATGCTTTGTTGAAACAACAAGGCGGCGGGCATCCGGATTTCGCCGACGTTAAGGGCCAGCCCACCGCCAAGCGGGCCCTGGAGGTGGCGGCCGCCGGCGGGCACAATGTGCTGCTGTTGGGCAGTCCCGGCGCGGGGAAGACGATGCTGGCGCGCTGCCTGCCCGGAATCATGCCGGACATGGATTTCGCCGAAGCATTGGAAGTAACAATGCTTTACAGCCTGTCCGGCTTGCTGGAATCGGGGGAAGTACTCGTCACCCGCCGGCCGTTCCGGGCGCCGCACCACACCACCTCCTCGGCGGCGATGGTCGGCGGCGGCCGGACGCCGCGGCCCGGGGAAATCAGCCTCGCCCACCGGGGGGTGCTATTCCTGGATGAGTTTCCGGAGTTCAAGCGCGAAGCACTGGAGGCGTTGCGCCAACCCTTGGAGGACGGCGTGATCACGGTGTCACGCGTCGCCGGTTCCTGTTGTTTCCCGGCCCGCATCATGCTGGTGGCGGCGATGAATCCGTGTCCTTGCGGCTTTTTCGGCGATTCGCGAAAGGAGTGCGCCTGCACGCCCCATCAGATCCAGCGGTACATCGGCCGCGTCTCGGGGCCGCTTTTGGACCGCATGGACATTCAACTGGAGATCCCCCGCCCCGAATTCCAAGACCTCAGCGCGGAGGCCGGAGTCGTGGAATCGCCCCGGATCAAGGAAAGGGTGGAGGCGGCCCGGGAGATTCAGCGCGCCCGCTTTTCCGGTCCAACCCGCAGCAACGCCCAGATGACGGCCAAGGAGCTCCGCCGGCACTGCCGCCTCACGCGCGAGGCCAGGGAATTGTTCGGGCAGGCGTTTGGCATGCTGGAACTCAGCGCCCGGGCCCACGACCGCATTCTCAGAATGGCCCGCACCATCGCCGACCTGGACGGCGCCCAGACCATCGACAGCCGGCACATCGGCGAGGCCGTGCAGTACCGTTCTCTGGATCGCAAGTACTGGCGCTAG
- a CDS encoding nucleotidyltransferase domain-containing protein produces the protein MPVRLLSSSILKWPDASRVDVAVRRWAKAVAADRRDVVRVGYFGSYARGAWGVGSDLDLVVIVADTDRPFEKRGLEFDTTVLPVPADLLVYKQSEWEAMLKKAGGFPDSVQKEAVWIYP, from the coding sequence ATGCCCGTGAGATTATTGAGTTCGTCCATATTGAAATGGCCTGATGCGTCCCGGGTAGACGTAGCGGTACGGCGGTGGGCTAAAGCGGTGGCCGCGGACCGCCGCGACGTGGTGCGCGTGGGTTATTTCGGCTCATACGCGCGCGGCGCATGGGGCGTGGGCAGTGATCTCGATCTGGTGGTGATCGTGGCCGACACCGACCGGCCGTTTGAAAAACGGGGGCTGGAATTCGACACCACCGTCCTTCCGGTTCCGGCCGATTTGTTGGTGTACAAGCAGTCCGAATGGGAGGCCATGCTCAAGAAGGCCGGCGGGTTTCCCGATTCGGTGCAAAAGGAAGCGGTCTGGATTTACCCCTGA
- a CDS encoding secondary thiamine-phosphate synthase enzyme YjbQ encodes MRLFTLEVRSSQREELINVTGEVRAAVSRSGVSEGLCHLWVPHTTAAVCVNEAADPSVVRDILNHLRQAVPERGDYRHLEGNSDAHIKSVLVGAGETIPVQAGQLVLGTWQGVFFCEFDGPRTRRLHVKVTAG; translated from the coding sequence ATGCGCCTTTTTACCCTTGAGGTGCGCAGCAGCCAGCGCGAGGAACTCATCAATGTCACCGGAGAAGTGCGTGCCGCCGTGAGCCGGAGCGGGGTGAGCGAGGGACTTTGTCACCTCTGGGTTCCGCACACCACGGCCGCCGTTTGCGTGAATGAGGCCGCCGACCCCTCAGTAGTCAGGGACATCCTGAACCATCTCCGGCAGGCGGTGCCCGAACGGGGCGACTACCGCCACCTGGAGGGCAATTCGGACGCCCACATCAAGTCGGTTCTGGTGGGCGCGGGGGAGACGATTCCGGTACAGGCCGGACAACTGGTCTTGGGCACCTGGCAGGGGGTCTTCTTCTGCGAGTTCGACGGGCCGCGCACTCGGCGGCTGCACGTAAAGGTCACCGCCGGGTGA
- a CDS encoding HAD family phosphatase yields the protein MPGGPLKAVIFDLDGTLTPVGSVWQHIHERLGTWDEGGLASLNAFLAGRINYLEFAVRDAALWKGVPRERLEEIVGEIPLRRGARETVEALRREGYRLALLSSGLDVLAHRVAERLGFEICISNRLGFTDGALDGRVSIHVTWDGKPRHLPGICRLFGVRPSETAAIGDSAGDAFLFPEVGLSVAFNAGPAVAAKADYAVEDDDLRALLPLFTPRGPVNRGFQAKA from the coding sequence TTGCCCGGAGGACCGTTAAAGGCCGTGATATTCGATCTCGACGGCACGCTTACCCCGGTGGGCAGTGTGTGGCAGCACATCCACGAGCGCCTCGGCACCTGGGACGAGGGCGGCCTCGCCTCCCTGAACGCTTTCTTAGCCGGCCGGATCAACTACCTGGAGTTCGCCGTGCGAGATGCGGCTCTGTGGAAGGGTGTCCCACGGGAGCGGCTCGAAGAGATCGTCGGTGAGATCCCCCTGCGCCGGGGGGCCCGGGAAACTGTCGAAGCCTTGAGGCGGGAAGGGTACCGTCTGGCACTCTTGTCGTCCGGGTTGGACGTGCTGGCCCACCGGGTGGCGGAGCGGCTGGGATTTGAAATCTGCATTAGCAACCGTCTCGGGTTCACCGACGGCGCACTGGACGGGCGGGTGTCGATTCACGTGACGTGGGACGGCAAACCGCGGCATCTCCCCGGAATCTGCCGCCTGTTCGGGGTGCGGCCCTCGGAGACGGCGGCCATCGGCGACAGTGCCGGTGACGCCTTTTTGTTCCCGGAAGTGGGCTTGAGCGTCGCTTTCAACGCCGGTCCCGCAGTGGCGGCCAAGGCCGATTATGCGGTGGAGGACGACGACCTGCGGGCGTTGCTGCCCCTGTTCACCCCGCGCGGGCCGGTGAACCGGGGATTCCAGGCAAAGGCCTGA
- a CDS encoding histidine kinase dimerization/phospho-acceptor domain-containing protein, giving the protein MVLVVSKNNGSLGAIRGLIPERYTLMDADMGSEGMHLLRSIITGVVLVDAAAPGVLPWIEEAERLRPDLTYIGVTDSPNPDRTLSQRFYDLLQPPFTSVRLDRALARAWERTELAFVARSLKKPADRREHPAHIRPAVPNRQRGRVCELSKVLNNSLNQDRLLELFLDAVAGLAPVGKMSVLLADESGGEYRVRKQRGLAPEFCSKLRFDSSRGLIAWLAAEGRLLRVGETNGENLLFTTEALQEMQLLQAVVSVPLSAHGRLIGALNLGPKVTGAEYGDEELETLYILSGNVAVALQDIDLHHRLQHQKSYIESILRRMNSGVVAINCEERVITFNSRAQEILKLDPEQVLGRDLRSLPSPLGDLLYDTMSTARTYDREEVQLARGRVPLEVSIYQLVNGTAVLGSVMILDDISERKQLEMERRQADQLDVLNKFVGQLAHEIKNPMVAIQTFSELLPEKYEDGDFRDFFTRTVRQEVKRLNELVEQLIAFSSPLSYKFVVCEIHEVLRLGVSLLREQGKGTDMTVEAAYCEELLYVRADRILLARAFSYLLNSFLPNEQGGSIHIKTVGDQSLFSHGGVVIAFRSLGISVAGEEPENMFNPLRVIRNSHISLELPVSRKIIEDHGGRIKASLTKSKGLEFSVSMPTIAQ; this is encoded by the coding sequence ATGGTGCTCGTCGTTTCCAAAAACAACGGCAGCCTCGGGGCAATCAGGGGCCTTATTCCGGAGCGGTATACCCTGATGGATGCCGACATGGGGTCCGAGGGGATGCATTTGCTGCGCAGCATCATTACGGGGGTGGTGCTGGTGGACGCCGCCGCCCCCGGCGTTTTGCCCTGGATTGAGGAAGCAGAGCGGTTGAGGCCGGATCTCACCTACATCGGGGTTACCGACAGCCCCAATCCGGACCGGACCCTGTCGCAGCGCTTCTATGATCTTCTTCAGCCTCCCTTCACGTCGGTCCGGCTGGACCGCGCTCTGGCCCGGGCCTGGGAAAGAACGGAACTTGCTTTCGTGGCGCGAAGCCTGAAAAAACCGGCCGACCGCAGGGAACACCCCGCTCATATCAGGCCCGCGGTCCCAAACAGGCAGCGAGGGCGCGTGTGTGAACTATCCAAGGTGCTGAACAACAGCCTGAACCAAGACCGTCTCCTGGAGCTTTTCCTGGACGCCGTTGCGGGACTGGCTCCCGTGGGGAAGATGTCCGTACTGCTGGCGGACGAGAGCGGCGGAGAATATCGGGTCCGCAAACAAAGGGGTCTGGCCCCGGAGTTCTGCTCCAAACTGCGGTTCGACTCCTCTCGGGGACTTATTGCCTGGTTGGCCGCCGAGGGGCGCCTCCTCCGCGTTGGAGAAACCAACGGCGAAAACCTGCTTTTCACCACCGAAGCCTTACAAGAGATGCAACTTCTGCAGGCCGTGGTGAGCGTACCGCTGTCGGCTCACGGGCGGTTGATCGGCGCCCTGAACCTGGGGCCCAAGGTAACCGGCGCCGAGTACGGCGACGAAGAATTGGAGACTCTCTATATCCTTTCCGGAAATGTAGCCGTGGCTCTGCAGGATATCGATTTGCATCATCGGCTCCAGCACCAAAAATCGTACATCGAGAGCATCCTCCGGCGTATGAACAGTGGGGTCGTGGCTATCAATTGTGAAGAACGGGTTATTACCTTCAACAGCCGTGCTCAGGAAATACTGAAGTTGGATCCGGAACAGGTGCTGGGCCGGGACTTGCGTTCCCTGCCGAGCCCCTTGGGCGATTTGCTCTACGACACCATGTCCACGGCCCGGACTTACGATAGGGAGGAAGTTCAGCTGGCGCGCGGGCGCGTTCCCCTGGAGGTCAGCATTTACCAGCTGGTTAACGGCACCGCTGTCCTGGGAAGCGTCATGATCCTTGATGACATCTCCGAGCGCAAACAGCTCGAAATGGAACGGCGCCAAGCCGATCAACTTGATGTGCTGAACAAATTCGTCGGCCAACTGGCGCACGAGATAAAGAACCCGATGGTGGCCATTCAGACCTTTTCGGAACTCCTGCCTGAGAAGTACGAAGATGGTGACTTCAGGGACTTTTTCACACGGACGGTGCGCCAAGAGGTCAAGCGGTTGAACGAGTTGGTGGAACAACTAATCGCCTTTTCGTCACCCTTATCATATAAGTTTGTTGTTTGCGAGATCCACGAGGTCCTTCGGCTGGGAGTCTCACTATTAAGGGAGCAGGGCAAGGGAACCGATATGACTGTAGAGGCGGCATACTGTGAAGAACTGTTGTACGTCAGGGCCGACCGAATTCTGCTGGCGAGAGCGTTTTCCTACCTGCTGAATTCATTTCTACCCAATGAACAAGGGGGGAGTATACACATTAAGACCGTTGGCGACCAAAGTCTTTTCAGTCATGGTGGTGTTGTCATTGCCTTTCGAAGCTTAGGAATCAGCGTGGCTGGTGAAGAACCGGAGAATATGTTTAATCCACTTCGCGTCATCAGGAATAGCCACATTTCTCTTGAATTGCCGGTAAGCCGGAAAATTATCGAGGATCACGGGGGCCGGATTAAGGCGTCATTGACAAAAAGCAAAGGACTTGAGTTCTCCGTCTCAATGCCCACAATTGCCCAATGA
- a CDS encoding HEPN domain-containing protein produces the protein MANRAPDWFKQALRDLEQAEDSRQMRRHEWACFAAHQAAEKAVKALHLHLGQEARGHVVARLLRDLPRAVVVDAALVDKARVLDGYYIPTRYPNGHPEGAPFEHYGALQSKEALAYAREIIEFVHIEMA, from the coding sequence ATGGCTAACCGTGCGCCGGACTGGTTCAAGCAGGCATTGCGGGACCTGGAGCAGGCTGAGGATTCCCGACAGATGCGTCGCCACGAGTGGGCTTGTTTCGCCGCTCACCAGGCGGCCGAAAAGGCCGTCAAGGCTTTGCACCTGCATCTGGGCCAGGAGGCCCGGGGCCACGTGGTTGCCCGGCTGCTGCGCGATCTCCCCAGAGCGGTAGTGGTGGACGCCGCTCTGGTAGACAAAGCCCGCGTCCTGGACGGGTACTACATCCCCACGCGCTACCCGAACGGACACCCGGAAGGCGCACCGTTCGAACATTACGGCGCACTGCAGAGCAAGGAGGCGCTGGCCTATGCCCGTGAGATTATTGAGTTCGTCCATATTGAAATGGCCTGA